The window CCATGAGCCATCAGCCATCAACAATGAGCTTTAATCTTTGAGCCTTTGGCTTTGTTTGTTTTTATACTTTTTAGATTTCACCCATTGCCCTTTCAGCCTTTAACTATGCCATGAGCTATGATCCATCAGCCATCAGCCATCAGCCATCAACTTTGAACCCAGAACCTCTGAACGCTTAACCATGAGCCATCAGCCACATTTATTTGCTTTGCGTTCTTAGCGTCTTTGCGTGATTATATTAAAACTTATTTGGTTTTTGATTTTTATAAAAATCTCTATGTGTGCTAATATCAAATTTCAAAGATGTGCCCCCCCCCTTTGTGTGCTGTTCTTATACTCTACTGAGGCTTTATTTTTTCCATTACTTCTCTCGCCTCATCCGCTTCGGGAAATGTGTTACTGATCTTAAGCGCCTGCTCCAATTCGGACAGTGACAATGTCAGTTGTTTTTTCTTATAATACGCCATTCCGAGGTGATAACGTACAGTAGGATTCCAGGGGATGCCCTTCACCGCTGTTTCAAGTTCTGCTATAGCCTCGTCAAACAGACCATTCAGGTAATATATCCAGCCAAGAGTATCAATTACGGCAGGACTCTTTGGGGCAAGCTCTTTTGCCTTTTTCCCCAGCACGAGGGCATCTTCCAGTTTCCCTGCCATCTTCGTTGCGTAGAGAAATGCAAGATTGTTGTATCCAATCGGTGATGATGGTTGTAATTCAATCACTTTGTTATATGATGCGGCTGCCTCTTCAAGGGTACCCATTGATTCCTGGAGAATACCCAGGTTCAAATAAGCGGCAGCATTGGACGGGTCAATGGTTATTAATTTCTTATACTGAACTTCCGCATTTTCAGGTTGTCCCATACGATTATAGATACCGGCAAGTTTGGTATAAACTGACGAAGATTGTGGCTCCAGTTCTCTGATCTTATTGCAGATCTCCAGAGCCCTATCATCTTCTCCAAGCATGATTAATACATCGGCCTGAGCATGATACGCAAGTGTATTAGAGGGAACTATCTTTGACAATTCATCATATTCCCGGAGAGCACGTTTAAACCACTTGTTGTTAGTATACGCTATGGAACGGCTTAAATGATTGACTGCCTTATGAGCTGCTCCACTATTGGTTCTACAAAATTCTATTAAATCGAGAAATCTCTTTTTCTGTGAATCATCGAGCTGTTTTAAGCCATGCAGATTTGCAGCTGCACTCGCAGATTCACCCTTTATCATATGTATGGTTACCATGCACAGGCCTGGTATTATGCCGTCCGGTTCGATGATCAAAGCTTGAGAGCAGGCTTTCTCCGCATTTTTATCGTCTCCATTCATGATGTAAGCGATTGCCAGATTGCACCATAACAGGGCGTTATCAGGAAAATTTTCTACCCCCTGTTTATAAAGGGCAATTGAATCATCATATTGGCCAATATCCAGATAGAGAATTCCAAGTCTGTAGGCATCTATAAAGTGTGGATTATCAACTAATACGATGTTCAACTGATTTATTGCTTCAGGTATGTTGTCATTCATCATATAGATTTTTGAAAGTAAAGCACGGGCAATCTGGTTCTCTGGCTCCTGATCAAGCGCTTTCATCACCACTTCGGTGGCCATACTGTTTTTATCCAATGCCAGATAACTCTCTGCTAAAGAGATGTATAATTCAACTTTGGTTGGATAGCTGTTTATTGCATTTTTACATTCATCTATTGCTGCCTGGTGGTTTCCCATGAGTGCATATGAATTTCCGAGTCCCAGGCGGGCATCAAAGTTGTCCGGATCAATCTTCAGTGCGGTTTTGTACTGAAGATTTGCAATGTCTGGTTGATTAATCCTCAGGTTTATGTGGGCGAGGTTCAGGTAGGCAGGGATGAAATCAGAATTTATATCGATAATTGTATTAAATTCTGCTGCTGCTTTGTCCAGCATCCCTTTCTTTATATAAGCTGCGCCAAGGATGTTGTGCAGGGAGATATTTGAGGGATTTAACCGTAAACCAATTTTACAATGCTCAACACACTTATCAAAATCGTCTTGTGCAAATGTAACCTTAGCAATATTAAGATAATCTATGTCTGTTTCACGGTCAAATTTGAAGATCGTTGAAAATTCCTCCTCCGCCTTTCCGTATCTCTCATTTACCAGGTTTATTTCACCCAATAAATTATGCGCTAATAAATTGTCTGGTTCCAGCTCCATAACTTCTCCAATCATCCTGGCCGCATCATCTGTTGAACCCCGTTTAAGAAGCAGACCTGCAAGGTTCAAACGAGCAGTTACCGACTTATCATCCATTTTAATGACATCATGGAAGGCTGCAATTGCCTCATCCTGCTTTTGTGCCATAAGATACGCTTTACCCAGATAATCATAAGATGATACAAACTCAGGTTTGCTGTTAATAATCTCGGTATACACCTTAATTGCCTGCTCTTTTTGATTAAGAGAGAGATAGGTATCCGCAAGGAAGATTTTCGCTATGATATTTTCTGGAAATATCTTTGCGGCACTGGTAAATTCCTGAATAGCGGCAGGGGAAAAACCCCTTTGCCTTGCAACTATTGCCTTATTAAGTGCCAATGTAGCCTGCTTACCTTTTTCACTGTTTTTCCGGCAGAGGTCTATTAGTTCAGAATACTCCTTTTTCTCATCATCATTCAGCATGAGAATTGATTCAACCTGTTCCTTTGCTTTCGTCACCTCTCCATTCGCTGCGTATATGTTTGCCATTATAATTCTAAAAGAAGGTACCTCCTTTTTTAATTCAATCGCTTTTTGACCGTACAAAATAGACGCCTGGCGTTTTTCTGCCTGTTGATATGCAACGGCAAAATCAGTGTACAAGAGAGCGTTTTCAGGATCAATTTTAAGTGCCCTGTTGAATAAGCCTATAGATTCATCAATCCTTCCCTGCAATAAATATAAGCTCGCTAGTGCATAAGCTGGAAGATAATCAGGCCTTACCGCCAAAACCTTTTCAAAGGTCGTTGTGGCTTTATCAATATCACCTCCATTAACGTAAATATTTGCCAGGATCATGAGTGCGTTCACGTTGTCAGGATCGATACTGATCAGCTTTTCCAGTGATTTAATTGCCTCTTCGTTTTTTCCGGCTAAAACATACGCCTTGGCAAGATTTATATAGGTGTTGATAGAACCCGGAACAATTTCAACGACCTTTTTAAATTGTTCAATACCTTTGTCAAATTCCCCCTGTCTTATGTGGGCGAGTCCCAGAATATCACAGGCATTGGCTTCTTCGGGATTTATTGTAATAATCGCTTCACATTGACGTATACATTTGCTCAATTGACCGGATACGAGACTCAAATAAGCCAGATTGATATCACCAACAGACGGTTTTAGTTTCAGGATATCTTTGAACTGTTTTTCCGCAGATTTGAAGTCCCGGGTTTCTATATATGCCATGCCGATAATTTGCATGGCATCCACGTTTTCCGGATCTAAATCCAGGACATTCTTACAGAGTTTAATTGATTCCTTGTGCCAGCCCTCCCGTGTCAGCAATCTTGCAAGACCAATTTGTGCCGGAAGGAATGATGGAGCAATGTCTATGGCTGCATTAAATTCTGTCTTAGCTTCCTCTATTTGATCGTTTTCCGCCAGGGCAAGTGCCAGAAAATAATGTGCATGAGCGAACCGGGGCAGTTTTTCAGTTGCTTTCCTCAACTGAAATATTGCCGTTGTATACTCTTTTTTCTGTAGCAGCACACTTCCTTTTACAAAGTAAACTATTGGCGGTATGTTTACTGATTGCCCCAGCTTAAATACCTTTTCCGCCTCACGAAGTGCCTCATCATACCTTAATGTTTCGAGGTATAAGATCGAGAGTTGAGTGTGAGCCATTAAGTCATCAGGTTTTTTCTCTAATATCCGCTCTAAGAGTCCAATGGATTCTTCAAACTTACCGTGTTGTTCATAAATCGAGGCCAGATAAAGCAGAATCTGGTAATTGACTGGGTCATTTACCGACAAGGCTGTATTACACTGTTTTTCCGCCAGATCCAGATTGCCGTTCGCTATGTATAATCTTACAAGTGCGGTATGCGCATCAATAACGGAATTATCAATCTTAAGCGCCTCATTATAATCTTTTATGGCATCGTCGTTCAAACCTTGTGCGGTATGGATATCTCCCAAAAGGATATGCACACGCGTCAATTCCGGATTTTTCTCCAGTATCTCTACGCATACATCCCCTGCCGCCAACAGTTTTTCAATAACCAGTGATTCACTTTTTCCAAGTTTCCTCAACTCAATAGCTTCTGTAAAATGAATGGCTGCAAGTTCGGTATATGCGTCGGTAAAATCAGGCCTGATTCTGATTGCGGATTTTAATTCTGAAATTGCCTTCTCGTACTCTTTCAGTCTGAATAATGACCTTCCCATATAATAGTGAACACCTGCATTCTCAGGATCATTAATCAATTCCTTTTTGAACTCTTCAATTGCCTCAGTGTGCCTGTGTAGATTTGCATAGATACGGCCTTTTTCCAGGCCTTGTTTGCCTGTATTCCTGTTCCTCAATGATACACCGTATATCGCCAATGATGAAAGAATTACCACAAAAATTGGCGCAGCTACAAAAATGAGCCAAAACTTCCATTTTTTACTTTTATTTTTTCTGGGTTTTTTTTCAGAGGTATTCATAATATGATTTTCAGATAACGGTTAATATGATCGGCCATCGTTAATATACTAAAACCGATTTGGTTTTCGGTTTTACCGGAAACCAAATCTTGGTGAAGGTATCCCCGGACAAAAAGCGCCGAGGACTTGTACTCGCTCAATTTTATCTCGGATTTTATCCGAAAACCATTATGAGATGAGTATAAAATAAAAACATTACTGTATATCTATTCTATGTAAACATTGTCCGGTCAGGTTATTGCGGAGGCGGCTTTTGTCATACCCGAACGTTTTTATCGGGTATCCAGAGGCTTGTTCATCCTGGATTCCCGCTAAAAAAAGCATGTCCGAATAGCTACAGGCTGGCGGGTATGACAGCTTTGAGGCAATTAATTAACTCCGCAAAAACCTGACCGGACACTACTGATTCTATGTAACCTTATCTCAACATAATAACGTCAATCTTTTGATAATCCCCTTTTCCTGATTCACTATCGTTTAAGTCAGTTGGAAAGGATTCTTCCTTCACTTTTACTATTAATCTTTCATTCCGGAGCGAAAAGTTGGCAATAAGGAATTTTTTTACGTTTTCTGCCCTTGTAAGAGGCAAAGTTATAGTATCCCCTTCGCTACCTTTTGAATCAGTATATCCAATTATCATAAAATTAAAATTGTTCAATGTGCTGCTTTCTAATGACCTGCCTATAGCAGCAAGCGTATTATACGAATCGCTGCTTATTTCAGTACTATTTTCATTAAATATGATATTACAGGAGACCCCGCTCATGTTATTTAATAAGGGCTTATCTTTATCTGAATGGATATAACTCGAATCCATAGTATTTCCATTCAAAATATTTACTATATACTCTTCAGTGATTACTTCATCCGCCAGCAGAGAAGCATGATAAGAATTTAAGATGAAGATTATTAAAGATATAACAATTGAAATGTGTTTAATAAAATCCATTATAGTTCCAGTATTTTTAAAATTTCACCCTTATATTCATCATTAATTTCTAATTCCAGGGCTTTTTGAAGGTTCTCCACAGCCAGCTGCTTTTCATTACTTTTAAAAAGGGACATCCCCAAATGGTATCTATAAAGAGGATTATCAGGGTTTTTGCCAACTACATCTTTTAAGGTGCTTACTGCCTGTTCAAAGTCATTATTACAATAGTACCACCATCCCAGGGTATCTCTTATTTTAACATCATCAGGTGAATTGGTAATTGCTTTTCTGACATAGGGATAAGCAGATAATTTTTCATTGAAATATACAAGATAAACCCATGCAAGGTTATTTAATAATGTACTATCATCTGGATAATATTCTAATCCCTTCTGGTATATCAGCCTTGCATTATTATAGTCTTTTATCCTTTCATACAAACTTCCCAATGCCTGGTAGGATTTTTGAAAATTTGGATTTAAATCAATCGTCTTATGTAAAAACGTAATGGCTGACTCCAGGTTGCCTTGAACTGTTTCTATCTCCGATAGATAATAGTACGGTATAATACAATCCTCGTTCATGGCAATTGCTTTTTCGAAACATTGAGAAGCTTTTGAAAAAGCACCTTTATCCTTATGGAAATTGCCTATTACGATAAAAGTTAAAAAACCTGGATTATTTTCCTCGTAATCCTTTAGATATATTTCAGCATTTTCCCCTGTCATCCTTACTAATTTAAAGACTTCCAATTCTAAAAACAGTCTTTCAATATAACTGAAATCGATTTTCGAAAGCTCTTCTTTTGCTTGAGTAAAGTTTTCATTATTTACCGCAAATAATGAATTAAAATAGGA is drawn from Candidatus Scalindua sp. and contains these coding sequences:
- a CDS encoding tetratricopeptide repeat protein, which translates into the protein MNTSEKKPRKNKSKKWKFWLIFVAAPIFVVILSSLAIYGVSLRNRNTGKQGLEKGRIYANLHRHTEAIEEFKKELINDPENAGVHYYMGRSLFRLKEYEKAISELKSAIRIRPDFTDAYTELAAIHFTEAIELRKLGKSESLVIEKLLAAGDVCVEILEKNPELTRVHILLGDIHTAQGLNDDAIKDYNEALKIDNSVIDAHTALVRLYIANGNLDLAEKQCNTALSVNDPVNYQILLYLASIYEQHGKFEESIGLLERILEKKPDDLMAHTQLSILYLETLRYDEALREAEKVFKLGQSVNIPPIVYFVKGSVLLQKKEYTTAIFQLRKATEKLPRFAHAHYFLALALAENDQIEEAKTEFNAAIDIAPSFLPAQIGLARLLTREGWHKESIKLCKNVLDLDPENVDAMQIIGMAYIETRDFKSAEKQFKDILKLKPSVGDINLAYLSLVSGQLSKCIRQCEAIITINPEEANACDILGLAHIRQGEFDKGIEQFKKVVEIVPGSINTYINLAKAYVLAGKNEEAIKSLEKLISIDPDNVNALMILANIYVNGGDIDKATTTFEKVLAVRPDYLPAYALASLYLLQGRIDESIGLFNRALKIDPENALLYTDFAVAYQQAEKRQASILYGQKAIELKKEVPSFRIIMANIYAANGEVTKAKEQVESILMLNDDEKKEYSELIDLCRKNSEKGKQATLALNKAIVARQRGFSPAAIQEFTSAAKIFPENIIAKIFLADTYLSLNQKEQAIKVYTEIINSKPEFVSSYDYLGKAYLMAQKQDEAIAAFHDVIKMDDKSVTARLNLAGLLLKRGSTDDAARMIGEVMELEPDNLLAHNLLGEINLVNERYGKAEEEFSTIFKFDRETDIDYLNIAKVTFAQDDFDKCVEHCKIGLRLNPSNISLHNILGAAYIKKGMLDKAAAEFNTIIDINSDFIPAYLNLAHINLRINQPDIANLQYKTALKIDPDNFDARLGLGNSYALMGNHQAAIDECKNAINSYPTKVELYISLAESYLALDKNSMATEVVMKALDQEPENQIARALLSKIYMMNDNIPEAINQLNIVLVDNPHFIDAYRLGILYLDIGQYDDSIALYKQGVENFPDNALLWCNLAIAYIMNGDDKNAEKACSQALIIEPDGIIPGLCMVTIHMIKGESASAAANLHGLKQLDDSQKKRFLDLIEFCRTNSGAAHKAVNHLSRSIAYTNNKWFKRALREYDELSKIVPSNTLAYHAQADVLIMLGEDDRALEICNKIRELEPQSSSVYTKLAGIYNRMGQPENAEVQYKKLITIDPSNAAAYLNLGILQESMGTLEEAAASYNKVIELQPSSPIGYNNLAFLYATKMAGKLEDALVLGKKAKELAPKSPAVIDTLGWIYYLNGLFDEAIAELETAVKGIPWNPTVRYHLGMAYYKKKQLTLSLSELEQALKISNTFPEADEAREVMEKIKPQ
- a CDS encoding OmpA family protein, coding for MDFIKHISIVISLIIFILNSYHASLLADEVITEEYIVNILNGNTMDSSYIHSDKDKPLLNNMSGVSCNIIFNENSTEISSDSYNTLAAIGRSLESSTLNNFNFMIIGYTDSKGSEGDTITLPLTRAENVKKFLIANFSLRNERLIVKVKEESFPTDLNDSESGKGDYQKIDVIMLR